In Chloroflexota bacterium, the following proteins share a genomic window:
- a CDS encoding UvrD-helicase domain-containing protein has translation MFRQLIADPPPKWRKLRLVFYLCADPGADLPADWRDITLVPGKLFVVGDPKQSIYRFRRADIGIYDDLLERLADGRVHLVQNFRSVPPVLNWVNHHFERHMRPTPRIQPQYVDLHPRRAPFDGHDRRGVYRVGTAMGGTPAT, from the coding sequence ATGTTCCGTCAACTCATTGCCGATCCGCCTCCAAAATGGCGGAAGTTGCGTCTAGTCTTCTACCTCTGTGCCGACCCTGGCGCCGACCTGCCGGCCGACTGGCGCGACATCACCCTCGTGCCCGGCAAGCTGTTTGTCGTCGGCGATCCGAAGCAGAGCATCTATCGCTTCCGCCGCGCCGATATCGGCATCTACGACGATCTGCTCGAACGGCTTGCGGATGGCCGAGTCCATCTGGTCCAGAACTTCCGATCCGTGCCGCCGGTGCTCAACTGGGTCAACCACCACTTCGAACGTCACATGCGACCGACTCCTCGCATCCAGCCGCAGTACGTGGATTTGCATCCACGTCGCGCGCCGTTCGACGGGCACGACCGTCGCGGTGTCTATCGTGTCGGTACGGCTATGGGGGGGACACCAGCGACGTAG